One Piscinibacter lacus genomic window, CGCTGAACCGCCGGACCGCGCCGTGCTGATGCTGCCCGAGACCCTGACCGAGGCCGAGGCCGAGGACGTGCTGCGCCTGGCCCGCCAGGCCTTGCAGCGCAGCCCGGCCGAGGAAGCCTTGCAGGTCGATGCCTCGGCCCTGGGCCGCTACGACTCCAGCGCGCTGGCCGTGCTGCTCGAAACCCGGCGCCTGGCCCGGGCCTGGGGCCGGGCGTGCAGCGTCAGCGGCCTGCCCGCGCCGCTCGTCGAGCTGGCGCGGCTTTACGGCATCGATGGTCTGCTGGAGCTTGCGCCCCCGGCCGATCCGCCGCCCGGCAGCGGCCGCCCGGCCGAGGCCGGCCCCTACGAGACCCCGACCAAGCCCGCGCCGCCCGCCAAGGCCTCGCGCAAGCCGCGCGCCGCCGCGGCTTCGGCAGACGCCCCGGCCGAGGCGCGCAGCCCGGCCAAGCGCGGCAGCCGCAAGGCCGCACCCAGCCGGGTCGAGCCCCCGCTGCTTGCAAGCGAGCCGCCCGCTTCGGCAGAGCGTCCTCAAGGCGACACCGGCACGGCTTAGGATGCGGGCCAGCCGGCATGGGGCCGGCCTCCCGCCGCCATGACCTGCCAGCTCGATCAGCTCAAGCGCCACACCATCGTCGTTGCCGACACCGGCGACTTCAAGCAGATCGCGGCCTATGCGCCGCGCGATGCGACGACCAATCCCTCGCTCATCCTCAAGGCCGTCCGCCAGCCGGATTACGCGCCGCTGCTGGCGCAGACCGCGGCGGCGCACCGTGGCGAGCCGCTCGACCGCCTGGTCGACCGCGTGCTGGTGCGTTTCGGCTGCGAGATCCTCGCCGTGGTGCCGGGCCGCGTGTCGACCGAGGTCGACGCCCGCCTGAGCTTCGACGCCGCCGCGACCCAGGCCCGCGCCGAACGGCTGATCGCGATGTATGCGGCCGAGGGCATCGCCCGCGAGCGCGTGCTGATCAAGATCGCCGCCACCTGGGAGGGCATCCAGGCGGCCCGCGCGCTGGAGGCCCAGGGCATCCACACCAACCTGACCCTGCTCTTCGCCTTCTGCCAGGCCCAGGCCTGCGGCGAGGTGGGCGTGCGGCTGATCTCACCCTTCGTCGGACGCATCCACGACTGGTACAAGAAGGCCGCCGGCCCGGCCTGGGATGCGGCGGCCCAGGCCGGCGCGAACGATCCCGGCGTGCAGTCGGTCGCCCGCATCTGGCGCTACTTCAAGGCCCACGGCATCGCCACCGAGGTGATGGGCGCCAGCTTCCGCAACACCGGCCAGATCCTTGCTTTGTCCGGTTGCGACCTGCTGACCATCGCCCCCGAACTGCTTGCCGAGCTGCAGGCCGCGCCGGCCGGGCCGGACACCGCACCGGCACTGGATGCCGCCGCCGTGCCGCCCGCCGCGGCGCCCGCGCCGCGCCTGGACGAAGCCGCCTTCCGCTATGCGCTGAACGAGGACGCGATGGCCACCGAGAAGCTGGCCGAAGGCATCCGTGCCTTTGCCGCCGACGCGGCCAAGCTCGACGCGATGATCCTCGCCCTTTGACCGCCCGGCCCCCACCGGGCCGCTGCCGACCCTGCCGATGCCGACGAATGACCCGACCCTGCCGCTCCGCGGCGACCGCTGCCCGGCCTGGGCGGCCCTGAGCGCACTGCCCCAGCGCCAGGGCGAGGCCTTCCAACTGCAAGACGCCTTTGCCGCGGACCCGCAGCGCGCGCGCCACTTCACCGTCGAGGCCCCGGGCCTGCGCGCCGACCTGTCCAAGCAGCGCTGGGATGCCGAGGTGCGCCGGCTGCTGCTTGCCCTGGCCGAACAGGTCGGCCTGCCGGCCGCGCGCGCCGCGCAGTTCGCCGGCCGGACGGCCAACCCCACCGAAGGCCGGCCGGCCCTGCACACCGCGCTGCGCGCGCCGCGCGGCAGCGGCGCGCCCTTCGAGGACGAGATCCATGCCGTGCTCGACCGCATGCTGGCCTATGCCGAGGGCGTGCGGGCCGAGGCCGAGGCCGGTGTCGGCCCCGGCGGCCGGCCGCCGATCCGCCACATCGTCAACCTCGGGATCGGCGGCAGCGACCTGGGCCCGCAGATGGTCGTGCCGGCCCTGCGCACGCACAGCCATCCGGCGCTCAGCCTGCACTTCGCCGGCAATGTCGACGGCCACGACCTGCTGCCGCTGCTGGCCCGGCTGAAGCCCGAGGAGACGCTGTTCATCATCGCCTCCAAGACCTTCACCACCCAGGAGACCCTGGCCAATGCCCGGCTGGCCCGCGCCTGGTTCCTGGCCGAGGGGGGAAGCGACATCGCGCGCCACTTCGTCGCGACCACGACGAATGTGAAGGCGGCGGCCGAGTTCGGCATCACCACCACTTTCGGCTTCTGGGACTGGGTGGGCGGCCGCTACTCGCTGTGGAGCGCGATCGGCCTGCCGATCGCGCTGGCGCTGGGCGAGACCGGCTTCCGCGCCCTGCTGGCCGGCGCCCATGCGATGGACCGCCATGCCGCCGAGGCGCCACTGGCCGAGAACCTGCCGACCTTGCTCGGCCTGCTCGATGTCTGGCTGCGCAACTTCCAGGGCTGTGCCAGCCGCAACCTGGCGCCCTATCACCAGGGCCTGGCGCGGCTGCCGGCCTGGCTGCAGCAACTGGAGATGGAGAGCAATGGCAAGGGCGTGGACCGCGCGGGCGAGCCTCTGCCCTTCGCGACCAGCCCGGTCGTCTGGGGCGAGGCCGGCACCAACGGCCAGCACGCCTTCTTCCAGATGCTGCACCAGGGCACGGACACGGTGCCGGTGGAGTTCATCCTCGTGCGCGAGCCCGCAACCGGCGTCGAGCGCATGAAGCCCGCCACCGCCGCCGCCCTGGCCCCGCTGCTGGCCGAGCAGCAGCGCATGCTGCTGGCCAATGGCCTGGCCCAGGCCCAGGCCCTGATGCTCGGCAAGACCGCCGAGCAGGCGCTGGGCGAGACCGTGCCGACCGCCGCGCCCGACCAGGCGCCGGATCTCATCGCCCGCCACCGCCGCTTCCCGGGCAACCGGCCCAGCACCCTGCTGATGCTGGAGCGGCTGGACCCCTGGCATCTCGGCGCGCTGCTGTCGATGTACGAGCACCGCGTCTTCACCAGCGCGACGGTCTGGGGCATCAACCCCTTCGATCAGTGGGGCGTGGAGCTGGGCAAGAGCCTGTGCAATGCCCTGCTGCCGCGCCTGGGCAGCGGCGACACCACGGGCCTGGACGGCTCCACCGCCGCCGCGCTGGACTGGCTGCGCGGCTGAGCCGCAGCCGGCTGGCCGGGCCGGCTGCGCCCGCCCGCATGCCGCGGTTCAGACCGGCTGCGGGGCGAGCCAGCGCTCGGCCAGCGCCAGCCAGAGCCGCGCGCCGACCGGGATCAGCCGGTCGTTGAAGTCGTAGCTGGGGTTGTGCAGCATGCAGGGCCCCAGGCCGTGGCCGGCCTCGCGGTGGCCGCCGTCGCCATTGCCCAGCACGAAATAGGCGCCGGGCTTGGCCTGCAGGAAGAAGCTGAAGTCCTCGGCGCCCATGGTCGGCTCGAAGACCAGGGTGCGCTCGGGGCCGACCACCTGCTGCATCACCTCGCGCAGCAGCGCCGTCTCGGCCGGGTGGTTGACCGTGGGCGGGTAGTTGCGGTGGAAGGCGAAGTCGCAGCGCGCGCCCCAGGCCGCGCACAGGCCCTCGGCCAGCTCGCGCATTCGGCGCTCGATCAGGTCCAGCACCTCGGTCGTGAAGCTGCGCACCGTGCCTTGCAGTTCGCAGCGGTCGGGGATCACATTGCTGGCCTCGCCGGCCTTGAGCATCGTGACCGAGACGACCCCGGTGTCGATCGGCCGCACATTGCGCGCGACGATGGTCTGGAAGGCCTGGATCAGGGCGGCGGCCACCGGCACCGGGTCGATGCCCAGGTGCGGCATGGCGGCATGCGCGCCCTTGCCGTGGATCGTGATGCGGAACTCGTTGCTCGATGCGAAGCAGGGCCCGTCGCAGACGGCGAAGCTGCCCTCGGGCAGGCCGGGCCAGTTGTGCAGGCCATAGATGGCATCCATCGGGCAGCGCTCGAACAGGCCGTCGCGCATCATTTCTCGCGCGCCGCCGCCGCCTTCCTCGGCCGGCTGGAAGACCAGGTAGACCGTGCCGTCCAGCCGCCCGGCGGCGGCCGCATCGCGCAGCGGCCGCGCGGCGGCCAGCAGGGTGGCGGTGTGGCCGTCGTGGCCGCAGGCGTGCATGCGACCGGGGTGGCGGCTGGCGTGCGCGAAGGTGTTGCGCTCGGTCATCGGCAGCGCGTCCATGTCGGCCCGCAGGCCCAGGCCGCGCGGCGAGCTGCCGCCGTTGATCACGCCAACCACCCCGGTCTTGCCCAGGCCGCGGATCACCGGAATGCCCCAGCCTTCCAGCGTGCGGGCGACCAGCTCGCTGGTGCGCTCTTCCTGGAAGCTCAGCTCCGGATGGGCATGCAGGTCGCGGCGCAGGGCGGTCAGGGCGGGCAGGTCCGCATCCAGCGCGGCGAGCACGGGGTCGGGGGTGGACATGGTTCGCGGTTCGGCTAGGGGCTCGACCATCGTAACCCCGGGCCGTGACGGCGGGCCGGCGTGGGGCCGGAAGGGCGCATGCCATCATCCCGGCCGCCATGCCCAAGCGCCTGCTCTCCCGACTGCTGCTGCTGCTGGCGAGCCTGCTTGCGCTCGCCGGCTGCGAGACGGCGGGCTATTACGCGCAATCCATCGGCGGCCACCTGGCCTTGCTGCGGGCCGCGCGGCCCGTGCCCGAGCTGCTCGCCGATCCGGCCACCCCGGCCGAGCTGCGCGAGCGCTTGCAGCGCAGCCAGCGGATGCGCGACTTCTCGGTGCGCGAGCTTGCCCTGCCGGACAACGCCAGCTACCGCCGCTATGCCGAGCTGGATCGCCCGGCGGTGGTCTGGAATGTGGCGGCGGCGCCGCCTTTCTCGCTGGAGCTGCGCCGCTGGTGCTTCCCGGTGGCGGGCTGCGTCGGCTACCGCGGTTACTTCGACCGCGCCGCCGCCGAGGCCGAGGCCGCCCGCCTGCGCGAGGCCGAGGGCCTGGAGACCGTCGTCCTGCCGGTGCCGGCCTACTCCACCCTCGGCAAGCTGCCGGGCGACTGGTTTGCCGACCCGCTGCTCTCCACCCTGATCCGCTGGCCCGAGCCCGAGCTGGCGCGGCTGATCTTCCACGAGCTGGCCCACCAGCGCCTCTACCTGGCTGGCGACACGGCCTTCAACGAAAGCTATGCCACCGCCGTCGAGCGCCTGGGCGGCGCGCGCTGGCTGGCAGCCGAGGCCGGCCCCGAGGCCCGCGCGGCCGATGCCGCCTTCGAGGCCCGGCGCGAGGCCTTCCGCGGCCTGGTCGCCCGCTACCGCGCCCAGCTCGATGCGCTCTACCGCACCGGCGGCCCGGCCGAGCGCCTGGCGGCCGACAAGGACCGCATCTATGCCGAGCTGCGCGCCGCCCATGTCGCGCTGCGCGACGGCGCCTGGGGTGGCGACCGTCGCTACGACGCCTGGTTCGCGCGGGCCAACAATGCCCTGCTCGGCTTGCAGGCCGCCTACTTCGGCTGGGTGCCGGCCTTCGAGGCCTTGTTCGAGCGCGAGGGCCGCGACTTCGCCCGCTTCCATGCCGCCGTCGAAGCCCTGGCCGGCTTGCCGGCGGCCGAGCGCGAGGCCACACTGCGCGCCCTCATGCCGCCCGAGCCGGTGGCGCCCCCGAACCCTTGACCCGCTGCCCGGCCATGCCCGTCCTTCACATCCGCCGCCCCCATGCCCTGGGCCTGGACCGGGCCCGCGAGCTGGCCACCCGCTGGACCGCCGAGGCCGAGGCCCGCTTCGGCATGCGCTGCAGCCCGCAGCCGGGGGACGGGGCCGATGTGGTGCGATTCCAGCGGTCCGGGGTGCAGGGCGAGCTGCGCGTGGCGGCCGATCATTTCAGCCTGGAGGCCCGGTTGGGCCTGGTGCTGGGTGCGTTCGCGCCGCGCATCCAGGCCGAGATCGAGGCCAACCTCGACCAACTGCTGGCCGGGGAAGCTGGCCTGCCGCCCACGGCCGCCTGATTGGCGCCGCCGGCCGGGCCGCTCAGCGCCCAGCCGGAAAGAAGTGGGCGATGCGCTGCCGGATCAGCTCGGGTTCCAGGGCGGCGTCGAAGCCGCTGGCACCGCGCTGACGGATCAGCGCGGCCCAGGGCAGGGCCTCGGTCTCGGCCTTCAGGCGGGCGTGGTAATCGTCGAAGCGGCCGATCACCCGGGCCGGCACCCCGCCGACGATGCTGCCCTCGGGCACATCCTGGGTGACGACGGCACCGGCCGCGACGATGGCGCGCGGCCCGATCGACACATTGCGCAGCACCACGGCGCCGTGGCCGATGAAGACATGGTCGTGGATGACGATGCGCCCGACCGCGTCGACCGGTTCAAGCCCAAGCTGCGAGAACACCGCCGCCGAGGCGTCATGCCCGATCAGGCTGCAATCGGACAGCACGATGTTGCTGCCGAGCCAGACATAGGCCGGGTCGGTGATGCTCGCGCCGAGGTTGATGTGCACCCGCTCGCCGATGTGCCGCAGGCCGCCGTGGGCTCGCAAGAATTCAACATGCTGCTTGACCGTGCGCACGTACAGGCGTCGGTACAACCGAACACAACGCCCGTGTCGCAGGGCCAGTTGGCGCAGCAGGCGTCTCAGCATGGTGCGGATGGGCGAGCGGGAGGGGAGGGGAAGGGCAGCCGGGCTTGCTCCGTATGCAGCCCCCCGACCGATTAGCACGAAAGGTGCCGGCCGGCCGTGGCGCTCAGGTGAGATCTTCGATCAGGTCGATGTACTTCTGCATCGCCGCATCCGGCGCCAGGCCCTTGAGCTCGGCCCAGGCGTCGAACTTGGCGCGGCCGACGAAGTCGGCAAAGCCCGGCCGCTCGCCCTCCGCATCGCCGGCGGTGGCCTGCTTGTAGAGCGCATACAGCTTGAGCAGGGTGGCGTTGTCGGGCCGCTCGCTGAGTTGCTTGGAGGCGGCGACCGCCTGTTCGAAGAGGATGCGCAGATCGGCCATGGGGCTTCCAGGGGAGGGGCAGGGCAGGCCTCGGGAGCGGGACTGCCGGGCCGCTGCTTTTACCACCGGACGGCCGGGGGCACGCTCCCTAGAATCACATGCTTCGCGTCCACCGGCCTGCCCCTTGCCCGATTCCCTTTCCGCCGCCCTGCCGGCCCCGGCCTCGCCGCCGCCCGGCCACCCGGCGGTGCGTTTCGAGGGGGTCGAGAAGCGCTATGCGCGCAAGGGCGCGGCCCCGCTTCAGGCCTTGCAGGGCGTCAGCTTCGACATCCAGCCGGGCGAGTTCTTCGGCCTGCTCGGCCCCAACGGCGCGGGCAAGACGACGCTCATCAGCCTGCTGGCCGGCCTGGCCCGGGCCAGCGCCGGTCGCATCGAGGTGATGGGCCATGACGTGGTCAGCGACTACGCCGCGGCGCGGCGCGCGCTGGGCATCGTGCCGCAGGAGCTGGTCTTCGACCCCTTCTTCAGCGTGCGCGAGGCGTTGCGCATCCAGAGCGGCTACTTCGGCCTGCGCCACAACGAGGCCTGGATCGACGAGCTGCTGGAGGCCCTGGGCCTGGCCGACAAGGCCGGCGCCAACATGCGCCAGCTCTCCGGCGGCATGAAGCGCCGGGTGCTGGTGGCCCAGGCCCTGGTGCACCGCCCGCCGGTGATCGTGCTCGACGAGCCGACGGCCGGCGTCGACGTGGAGCTGCGCCAGACGCTCTGGGCCTTCATCAGCCGCCTGAACCGCGCCGGCCACACCGTGCTGCTGACCACCCACTACCTGGAAGAGGCGGAGGCCCTGTGCCATCGCATCGCCATGCTCAAGCAGGGCCGGGTGGTGGCGCTGGATCGCACGGCCGCGCTGCTGGCCGGCGCGGCCCATCCGGTGCTGCGCTTCAAGACCGACGATGCGCTGCCGCCCGCCCTGGCTGCGCAGGCCCGTGTCACCGGCCGCACCGTGCAGTTGCCGGCGCGCGAGGTGCACGGCATCGAGACCCTGCTGGCCAGCCTGCGCGAGGCCGGCGTGCGTGTCGAGGACCTGGAGATCGGCCGCGCCGACCTGGAGGATGTCTTCCTCGGCCTGATGGCCGCGCAGGCTCCGGAGGCGGCCCGATGATCGCCGCCATCCGCCGCGCACTGGCCGGCGCCGCCCCGCTGTTCCACAAGGAGATGCTGCGCTTCTGGAAGGTGGCCTTCCAGACCATCGCCGCGCCGGTGCTGACGGCCGTGCTCTACCTGTTGATCTTCGGCCATGTGCTGGACGAGCGGGTGCAGGTCTTCGAGGGCGTGGGCTACACCGCCTTCCTCATCCCCGGCCTGGTGATGATGAGCGTGCTGCAGAACGCCTTTGCGAACAGCTCGTCCTCGCTGGTGCAGAGCAAGATCACCGGCAACCTGGTCTTCCTGCTGGTCACGCCGCTGTCGCACTGGGCCTGGTTCGCGGCCTATGTCGGCGCGGCCGTGGTGCGCGGCCTGGTGGTGGGCGGCGGGGTGCTGCTGGTCACGGCCTGGTTCGCGCCGCTGCGCCTGGCCGAGCCGCTGTGGGCGCTGGTCTTCGCCGTGCTGGGCGCCGGCATGCTCGGTGCCCTGGGCCTGATCGCCGGCCTGTGGGCCGACAAGTTCGACCAGATGGCGGCCTTCCAGAACTTCCTGATCATGCCCATGACCTTCCTGGCCGGCGTCTTCTACTCGGTGCACAGCCTGCCGGCGGTGTGGCAGGCGGTCAGCCACCTGAACCCCTTCTTCTACATGGTCGACG contains:
- a CDS encoding STAS domain-containing protein gives rise to the protein MLPETLTEAEAEDVLRLARQALQRSPAEEALQVDASALGRYDSSALAVLLETRRLARAWGRACSVSGLPAPLVELARLYGIDGLLELAPPADPPPGSGRPAEAGPYETPTKPAPPAKASRKPRAAAASADAPAEARSPAKRGSRKAAPSRVEPPLLASEPPASAERPQGDTGTA
- the tal gene encoding transaldolase; protein product: MTCQLDQLKRHTIVVADTGDFKQIAAYAPRDATTNPSLILKAVRQPDYAPLLAQTAAAHRGEPLDRLVDRVLVRFGCEILAVVPGRVSTEVDARLSFDAAATQARAERLIAMYAAEGIARERVLIKIAATWEGIQAARALEAQGIHTNLTLLFAFCQAQACGEVGVRLISPFVGRIHDWYKKAAGPAWDAAAQAGANDPGVQSVARIWRYFKAHGIATEVMGASFRNTGQILALSGCDLLTIAPELLAELQAAPAGPDTAPALDAAAVPPAAAPAPRLDEAAFRYALNEDAMATEKLAEGIRAFAADAAKLDAMILAL
- the pgi gene encoding glucose-6-phosphate isomerase; this translates as MPTNDPTLPLRGDRCPAWAALSALPQRQGEAFQLQDAFAADPQRARHFTVEAPGLRADLSKQRWDAEVRRLLLALAEQVGLPAARAAQFAGRTANPTEGRPALHTALRAPRGSGAPFEDEIHAVLDRMLAYAEGVRAEAEAGVGPGGRPPIRHIVNLGIGGSDLGPQMVVPALRTHSHPALSLHFAGNVDGHDLLPLLARLKPEETLFIIASKTFTTQETLANARLARAWFLAEGGSDIARHFVATTTNVKAAAEFGITTTFGFWDWVGGRYSLWSAIGLPIALALGETGFRALLAGAHAMDRHAAEAPLAENLPTLLGLLDVWLRNFQGCASRNLAPYHQGLARLPAWLQQLEMESNGKGVDRAGEPLPFATSPVVWGEAGTNGQHAFFQMLHQGTDTVPVEFILVREPATGVERMKPATAAALAPLLAEQQRMLLANGLAQAQALMLGKTAEQALGETVPTAAPDQAPDLIARHRRFPGNRPSTLLMLERLDPWHLGALLSMYEHRVFTSATVWGINPFDQWGVELGKSLCNALLPRLGSGDTTGLDGSTAAALDWLRG
- a CDS encoding M20 aminoacylase family protein; the protein is MSTPDPVLAALDADLPALTALRRDLHAHPELSFQEERTSELVARTLEGWGIPVIRGLGKTGVVGVINGGSSPRGLGLRADMDALPMTERNTFAHASRHPGRMHACGHDGHTATLLAAARPLRDAAAAGRLDGTVYLVFQPAEEGGGGAREMMRDGLFERCPMDAIYGLHNWPGLPEGSFAVCDGPCFASSNEFRITIHGKGAHAAMPHLGIDPVPVAAALIQAFQTIVARNVRPIDTGVVSVTMLKAGEASNVIPDRCELQGTVRSFTTEVLDLIERRMRELAEGLCAAWGARCDFAFHRNYPPTVNHPAETALLREVMQQVVGPERTLVFEPTMGAEDFSFFLQAKPGAYFVLGNGDGGHREAGHGLGPCMLHNPSYDFNDRLIPVGARLWLALAERWLAPQPV
- a CDS encoding aminopeptidase; translation: MPKRLLSRLLLLLASLLALAGCETAGYYAQSIGGHLALLRAARPVPELLADPATPAELRERLQRSQRMRDFSVRELALPDNASYRRYAELDRPAVVWNVAAAPPFSLELRRWCFPVAGCVGYRGYFDRAAAEAEAARLREAEGLETVVLPVPAYSTLGKLPGDWFADPLLSTLIRWPEPELARLIFHELAHQRLYLAGDTAFNESYATAVERLGGARWLAAEAGPEARAADAAFEARREAFRGLVARYRAQLDALYRTGGPAERLAADKDRIYAELRAAHVALRDGAWGGDRRYDAWFARANNALLGLQAAYFGWVPAFEALFEREGRDFARFHAAVEALAGLPAAEREATLRALMPPEPVAPPNP
- a CDS encoding polyhydroxyalkanoic acid system family protein; the protein is MPVLHIRRPHALGLDRARELATRWTAEAEARFGMRCSPQPGDGADVVRFQRSGVQGELRVAADHFSLEARLGLVLGAFAPRIQAEIEANLDQLLAGEAGLPPTAA
- a CDS encoding acyltransferase, which gives rise to MLRRLLRQLALRHGRCVRLYRRLYVRTVKQHVEFLRAHGGLRHIGERVHINLGASITDPAYVWLGSNIVLSDCSLIGHDASAAVFSQLGLEPVDAVGRIVIHDHVFIGHGAVVLRNVSIGPRAIVAAGAVVTQDVPEGSIVGGVPARVIGRFDDYHARLKAETEALPWAALIRQRGASGFDAALEPELIRQRIAHFFPAGR
- a CDS encoding acyl-CoA-binding protein, with the translated sequence MADLRILFEQAVAASKQLSERPDNATLLKLYALYKQATAGDAEGERPGFADFVGRAKFDAWAELKGLAPDAAMQKYIDLIEDLT
- a CDS encoding ABC transporter ATP-binding protein, with the translated sequence MPDSLSAALPAPASPPPGHPAVRFEGVEKRYARKGAAPLQALQGVSFDIQPGEFFGLLGPNGAGKTTLISLLAGLARASAGRIEVMGHDVVSDYAAARRALGIVPQELVFDPFFSVREALRIQSGYFGLRHNEAWIDELLEALGLADKAGANMRQLSGGMKRRVLVAQALVHRPPVIVLDEPTAGVDVELRQTLWAFISRLNRAGHTVLLTTHYLEEAEALCHRIAMLKQGRVVALDRTAALLAGAAHPVLRFKTDDALPPALAAQARVTGRTVQLPAREVHGIETLLASLREAGVRVEDLEIGRADLEDVFLGLMAAQAPEAAR
- a CDS encoding ABC transporter permease, which gives rise to MIAAIRRALAGAAPLFHKEMLRFWKVAFQTIAAPVLTAVLYLLIFGHVLDERVQVFEGVGYTAFLIPGLVMMSVLQNAFANSSSSLVQSKITGNLVFLLVTPLSHWAWFAAYVGAAVVRGLVVGGGVLLVTAWFAPLRLAEPLWALVFAVLGAGMLGALGLIAGLWADKFDQMAAFQNFLIMPMTFLAGVFYSVHSLPAVWQAVSHLNPFFYMVDGFRRGFFGVSDVSPWLSLLIVGSAFLGIAALALRLLASGYKIRH